TCCTGTATCGTCCATCGCTATCGCACCTAGTGTTGTAGGATATGTTGGCAATACAAATAGACCAGAAACTGCAGCAAATGAAGCTACAAGGATCCAAATTTGACCTGAATTTTCAGGGCTAGTCATACCAAGAGCAGCAGCAACAGCAGGCATCATAACCTTTGTTGTAGCAGCTTGTGAGTATAGCAAGCAGCTTAAGAAATAAAGCGCAACAGCTAGGATAAATGGATACTGAGTAACGAAGTCTTTTGCAACCTCTTTGATAGCGTCAAGGTGTCCATTAACAAATGTTGTACCAAGCCATGCGATACCAACAACGCAGATGCACGCATTCATACCGCTTTGGAAAGTGCTAGTTGATAGAAGTTTGCCTGTCTCAACTTTGCAAGCTACTGCTATTGTAAAGCCGATAGTTAGCATAAAGCTAATGATAGCTGCATCTCTTGAAAGGATAGGTTTTTCTACTAAATTTAAGCTCTTTGAGATACATAGCGCATAGCAAACTACGATCAAAACGCCAACTGCAAAGATCGCAACTGATCTTTTTGCGTATGGTTTTGGCTCGTGATACTCGACATCCTTAACCTCTGCAACCAAACCTTTTGCAAGTCTTTCTTGATAGATAGGATCTTTTGAAAGGTCAAGATCGTAAAATTTATTGATGATAAATGCAGTGATAACCATCGCTACAAATGTAGTTGATATACAAATAAATAGCAACACTGGATAGCTAACACCCAGCTTCTCGCATAGACCACTCATAGCAACAAACGCAGCTGAGATCGGGCTTGCAGTGATCGCTACTTGAGAAGAGACAACTGAAAGCGCAAGTGGAGCTGAAGGTTTGATGTTTTGAGTTTTTGCAACCTCAACGATAACAGGGATCATAGAGAACGCAGTGTGTCCAGTACCTGCAAGGATAGTTAAAAAGTAAGTAACTATCGGAGCAAGAAAGTTGATCTGTTTTGGATTCTTGCGTAAAATTTTTGTTGCTACTTGAACTAAATAATCAAGTCCGCCCGCAACTTGCAAAGCTGTGATCGCTGAGATAACTGAAGCGATGATCAAGATAACATCCATAGGGATATCTTTCATATCGACTTTCATACCAAGTAAAGCGAGTATCACAACGCCAAGACCACCTGCGTAGCCAACGCCCATACCACCTAGTTTGACACCAAGATAGATGCCGCCAAATAGGACTATAATCTGTAAGATCAGCATTATATCCATCGAAAACTCCTTTATTAAATTTTATTACTAAAATCACCACTTAAGCGTGTCAGAATTCTGGCACGCTTTTAATAATACTTTGCTTAAATTTTTACTTAACCATGCTCGGATTTAGCATATTTTTAGGCTCTAAAATCTTATCGATCTCATCTTTGCTTAGATAGCCTCTCTCTAGGCAGATATCGCCAACTGCTTTACCTGTTTGAAGAGCTTCTTTAGCGATGCTTGCTGATTTTTCATAGCCGATATATGGGTTAAATGCTGTTACGATACCAACTGAGCCAAGAACTGATTTTAAGCAAGCCTCAGGGTTTGCAGTAAGTTTTTTGATAGCTTTTTCAGCTAGTGTTTTCATAGCATTTTCAAGGATGAATATAGAGTTAAATAGCGCATAAGCGATACCTGGCTCAAATGCATTTAGCTCAAATTCGCCTCTTTCAGAGCAAAGCATGATAGTTACGTCGTTGCCGATAACCTCATAGCAAGCTTCTCCAACAACCTCGGCGATAACTGGATTTACCTTACCTGGCATGATTGAGCTGCCTGGTTGCATTTGAGGTAAATTTATCTCACCAAGACCGCATCTTGGGCCTGAGTTCATTAGTCTTAAGTCATTTGCGATTTTTGAAAGTCTAACAGCTGCGGTTTTAAGCGCACCACTTACGTGGACGAAGTCTGCAGTATCTTGCGTAGCAGCGATAAAATCATCAGCCTTTTTAAAATCAACTCCAGTGATCTCTTTTAGCTTTTTAACAACTACATTTTTATACTCTGGGTGGCAGTTGATGCCTGTGCCTATCGCAGTTGCGCCCATGTTTAGATGTGTCATTGACTCACGAGCTGCTGTGATCTTTTCGATGTCACTTTTGATGTAGCTTGCAAATGCGTTAAAAGTGTTGCCAAGTGTTGTAGGGACGGCATCTTCAAGCTCTGTTCTACCCATTTTGATGATATCTTTAAATTCTTTTGCTTTTTTCTCAAGCTCATCTTTTAGTAAATTCATAGCAGCAAGCAAGTCAGTAAGTTTTGCATAAGTTGCTACTTTAATAGAGCTTGGATAAGTGTCATTTGTGCTTTGTCCAAGGTTTGTGTGATCATTTGGATGGATGTATTGATACTCACCTTTTTTGTGACCAAGGCTCTCAAGCGCGATATTTGTGATAACCTCGTTTGAGTTCATATTTGTACTTGTTCCTGCGCCACCTTGAACCATATCAACAACAAATTGATCTAAAAACTCGCCAGCTATTACTCTATCAGCAGCTTTTGCCAAAGCATCAGCTATCTTTGGATCTAAAACGCCAACCTCTTTATTTGCAAGCGCAGCAGCTTTTTTGATCTGCGCAAATGCCTTTACAAAGTATGGATACTCTTTTAATGTTCTACCACTCATGTGGAAGTTTTCAGTAGCCCTAAATGTTTGGATGCCATAGTAAAAATTGTCAGAAATTTCCAACTCGCCAATAAAATCATGTTCTCTTCTGGTTGCCATAACAGCTTCTCCTTAGTAAAAATTTGTTACCGAGTGAAATTATATAGGTATTTGAGATTTTAAATATTAATGACTACTTATTTTTTTTAAGTTTTAAGCTTTTGACTTGATATGGCGCTCTTTGAAAGAAAATTATATTTCATATTTAAGCTAATTTTTAGGAATTTGCTTGTCTAAATTGTTATATTACTAATAATATCACTTTTTTATTATATAAAAAGGGTCAAATTAACTCAGATTTGTCCTACACTTTAAGTTTAAAAGCCATTTTTGAGAAAATTTAACAAAATATTAATATAAATTCAAAGTTATCAAAATAGTAAAATAAAAATTCTAAGTTAAATTTTCTTTATAATATTACTTCGTGACACATTTATATGATGAAAATTTAAAATTTACGGTTCTATCTAAATTTACAAACTCGCTATGAATGGTAAATTTAAGGGGATAAATTTAAACTGCCTCTAGAAATTTCCTAGAGGCAAAGTGAGCATTTAAGCTTCAAGGCCTAAATTTGCCCTATACTCTTCGTATGTGCCTTTAAAATCAACGACTTCGCCACTACCTTTTAGGTGCAAAATTCTATTTGCAAAGGCATCTATCAGCTCCCTGTCGTGGCTTACGCAGATGACTGAGCCATTAAAGTTATAAAACGCCTCGCCAAGCGCGATGATAGCCTCAAGGTCGAGGTGGTTGTTTGGCTCGTCCATGACAAGTAAATTTGGTCTATGAAGCATGAGCTGAGCTAGTCTTACTCGGTGTTTTTCGCCACCGCTTAGCGCTCCGACTGCCTTTTCTTGCTCGGCACCGCTAAAGAGCATCCTGCCAAGGCACTTTCTGATCTCGTCGATGTCCTTGTTTTTGGCATCTTGCAAGTATTCATAAAGCTTTAGCTCGCCATCTATCTTATTTACCGTATCTTGCGCAAAATATCCAAGCTCGATGGTCGCGCCTATATGCACCTCGCCCGCGTCAGGCTTTAGCTCGCCCATTATGATCTTACAAAGTGTGCTTTTACCAACGCCGTTGTGACCGATGACGGCTAGCTTGTCACCCTTTTCGAGCTTAAAGTTAAAGTTTTCAAATATCACTTTATCATCAAATTTCTTACTTATGTTCTTTAGCTCAATTAGCTCATTGCCTATCTCGCGGTTTGCACGAAATAAAATGCTAGGATCACGCCTGCTTGAGACTGCGATCTCTGCGATATCTAATTTTTCAAGCTGTTTTGCACGTGAGGTCGCCTGCTTTGCCTTGCTCGCATTTGCTGAAAATCTCGCGATAAATTTCTCCAGCTCCTCTTTTTCTTTTAGCTTCTTATCGCGCTCCATCTCATGCTGTTTTGCGATCAAATTTGCAGCCATATACCAGTCGTCGTAGTTGCCTGAAAACTCGCGAATTTTCTTAAAATCCACATCCAAAATGTTTGTGCAAACTCTATTTAAAAAGTGCCTATCGTGGCTAATAACGACAAGCGTGCCCTCGTGGCGGTTTAGCTCGTTTTCTAGCCATGCGATCGCGTCTATGTCAAGGTTGTTTGTTGGCTCGTCTAAAAACAAGATGTCTGGCTTTGGAAAAAGCACTTGAGCCAGCAAAACTTTAACTTTATCTGAGTTTTCAACCTCGCTCATGAACTTGTCAAATTCATTTAGTCCAAGCGAGCTTAGGATTTTCTCTATCCTAGTCTCATACTCGTAGCTTGGGTCTTCCTCAGCACTTATCATCTCAAGCTCGCTTAAGCGCTCATTTATCTCATCTGTAAATTCCTCGCTCATATAGAGCTTCTCTTTCTCTTTGACAGCGTCATATAGGCGCTTGTTGCCATAAAGCACCGCATCTTTTAGAGTGAAATTTTCAAACGCAAACTGATCTTGCCCAAGCACGCCAACCTTTAGTCCATTTTCTATGATGATCTCTCCGCTAGTTGGCTCGATGGCTCCGCTTAAAATTTTTAAAAATGTCGATTTACCAGCGCCATTTGCACCGATTAGTCCGTATCTGTTGTGGCGATTTAGCTTTAAATTTACATCCTCAAATAGCAAACTGCTTGCAAATCTTTGAGTAAGTCCCCTAACTTCTAACATTATTTTTCCTTGAATTTATTTTTTTGCGATTTTGCCTTAAATTTGATTAAAAAGCCATTTTGCTACTTTAGCCTAAAATGCCCCGTGATCTTATGCAAGCGGTATTAAACGCACCTGCGATAGATGTTTTTAAGCCCCATTTTTAGGATAGCTTGCGAAATTTCTACTCAAATCTTTTAAAATGAGCCTTTGTAGATCCATATCCTGATACCGAAGCGCCCTTCCAATAACGTCGGTGCAAACGCCCTTTTTGATATCCACGTCGCCCATAGGATAGGCGAGTCTTTCGTAGCTTGGATCGTAATTTAGCGTTACGCCGATCTGCGACCTAGCGTCATTTACAAATTTACTCGCCAAAAAGGCAAAAATTTGCGTGGCAAAAAGAGCCAAAAGTAGAAATTTCTTCATTTTCTACTTTAAAAGCATGGTTTTTAAGATACGTTTTCCTATCTCAACGCCTGGCTGATCGTAGGTGTTGATGCCTAGCATGATACCAGTAGCCGAGGTTAGTAGCTCGTAGTAAAAAATAAGCCAGCCAGCATGAAACTCATCA
Above is a window of Campylobacter concisus DNA encoding:
- a CDS encoding DUF1287 domain-containing protein, translating into MKKFLLLALFATQIFAFLASKFVNDARSQIGVTLNYDPSYERLAYPMGDVDIKKGVCTDVIGRALRYQDMDLQRLILKDLSRNFASYPKNGA
- a CDS encoding ABC-F family ATP-binding cassette domain-containing protein — translated: MLEVRGLTQRFASSLLFEDVNLKLNRHNRYGLIGANGAGKSTFLKILSGAIEPTSGEIIIENGLKVGVLGQDQFAFENFTLKDAVLYGNKRLYDAVKEKEKLYMSEEFTDEINERLSELEMISAEEDPSYEYETRIEKILSSLGLNEFDKFMSEVENSDKVKVLLAQVLFPKPDILFLDEPTNNLDIDAIAWLENELNRHEGTLVVISHDRHFLNRVCTNILDVDFKKIREFSGNYDDWYMAANLIAKQHEMERDKKLKEKEELEKFIARFSANASKAKQATSRAKQLEKLDIAEIAVSSRRDPSILFRANREIGNELIELKNISKKFDDKVIFENFNFKLEKGDKLAVIGHNGVGKSTLCKIIMGELKPDAGEVHIGATIELGYFAQDTVNKIDGELKLYEYLQDAKNKDIDEIRKCLGRMLFSGAEQEKAVGALSGGEKHRVRLAQLMLHRPNLLVMDEPNNHLDLEAIIALGEAFYNFNGSVICVSHDRELIDAFANRILHLKGSGEVVDFKGTYEEYRANLGLEA
- a CDS encoding anaerobic C4-dicarboxylate transporter, which gives rise to MDIMLILQIIVLFGGIYLGVKLGGMGVGYAGGLGVVILALLGMKVDMKDIPMDVILIIASVISAITALQVAGGLDYLVQVATKILRKNPKQINFLAPIVTYFLTILAGTGHTAFSMIPVIVEVAKTQNIKPSAPLALSVVSSQVAITASPISAAFVAMSGLCEKLGVSYPVLLFICISTTFVAMVITAFIINKFYDLDLSKDPIYQERLAKGLVAEVKDVEYHEPKPYAKRSVAIFAVGVLIVVCYALCISKSLNLVEKPILSRDAAIISFMLTIGFTIAVACKVETGKLLSTSTFQSGMNACICVVGIAWLGTTFVNGHLDAIKEVAKDFVTQYPFILAVALYFLSCLLYSQAATTKVMMPAVAAALGMTSPENSGQIWILVASFAAVSGLFVLPTYPTTLGAIAMDDTGTTRVGKFVFNHSFFIPGTIMVALSVILGFIVAPVLI
- a CDS encoding aspartate ammonia-lyase, which produces MATRREHDFIGELEISDNFYYGIQTFRATENFHMSGRTLKEYPYFVKAFAQIKKAAALANKEVGVLDPKIADALAKAADRVIAGEFLDQFVVDMVQGGAGTSTNMNSNEVITNIALESLGHKKGEYQYIHPNDHTNLGQSTNDTYPSSIKVATYAKLTDLLAAMNLLKDELEKKAKEFKDIIKMGRTELEDAVPTTLGNTFNAFASYIKSDIEKITAARESMTHLNMGATAIGTGINCHPEYKNVVVKKLKEITGVDFKKADDFIAATQDTADFVHVSGALKTAAVRLSKIANDLRLMNSGPRCGLGEINLPQMQPGSSIMPGKVNPVIAEVVGEACYEVIGNDVTIMLCSERGEFELNAFEPGIAYALFNSIFILENAMKTLAEKAIKKLTANPEACLKSVLGSVGIVTAFNPYIGYEKSASIAKEALQTGKAVGDICLERGYLSKDEIDKILEPKNMLNPSMVK